In Uranotaenia lowii strain MFRU-FL chromosome 2, ASM2978415v1, whole genome shotgun sequence, one genomic interval encodes:
- the LOC129747724 gene encoding uncharacterized protein LOC129747724 yields MTTYCGRATRVPAKNKVKACAFCVLLCLANFVQLSDARKMVTSGRVTKPTPPRGYANPDIAKLSYSPSQSGMPPPPKTHMTAPAPMPVSGPIPVASAPVQQAAKPPQMGWNVPQNAPPPYSAHPHQGPPPPYSAQPNPNMNSRFNEPAPPYVQSNPNFPAPGYPSHQPGSYAPAAATGVLAGSAYRPHGHNISSGPPAGMGYMPMPNSGVQPPPPVGSFPGAPQPSGGYPGGYQPGGYPQPNYPQQPAYQPPVGGYQQPPGTVIVHQYPQAQSSGGSGLGTVLGAGVVGLAAGAGGAAIYDALKPKDDAKEAAPAAVTEATTTTTLAPINPNGDAPLAPLVPAPASPEAPLAPMPISSPTPNAETPLAPIQPIAETPTNTDTPLAPLPAETTSAEATTTTTTTVTNPPTTSTEDHLGLAPLAAFPVSDRSSSSSSVSTAASAETSPAAASSTVVVETPNAALNVQQNLVAVTTGVAPSEPTSAPQLSAAQSSGMIPTVQPSTTGFLLLLLSAFCRYVLSS; encoded by the coding sequence ATGACGACCTACTGCGGTAGGGCGACGAGAGTGCCCGCGAAGAATAAGGTGAAAGCATGCGCGTTTTGTGTGTTGTTGTGCTTGGCCAACTTTGTGCAATTGAGTGATGCACGTAAAATGGTGACGAGTGGCCGCGTTACTAAGCCAACACCGCCAAGAGGTTATGCTAATCCGGACATTGCCAAGCTGAGTTATTCGCCTAGCCAATCGGGAATGCCGCCTCCACCTAAGACCCATATGACAGCACCAGCGCCGATGCCAGTGTCTGGTCCTATACCGGTTGCCTCGGCACCGGTTCAGCAAGCCGCCAAGCCTCCACAAATGGGTTGGAATGTACCGCAGAATGCTCCACCACCATATTCTGCCCACCCTCATCAGGGACCCCCACCACCATATTCGGCTCAACCTAACCCGAACATGAATTCGCGATTCAATGAGCCAGCACCACCATATGTGCAGAGCAATCCTAACTTCCCGGCTCCTGGATATCCTTCGCATCAACCTGGTTCTTATGCTCCTGCTGCTGCTACTGGCGTACTAGCTGGAAGTGCGTATCGCCCGCATGGACACAATATCTCATCAGGACCTCCAGCCGGTATGGGATACATGCCAATGCCAAATTCTGGAGTTCAACCTCCTCCACCAGTTGGCTCCTTCCCTGGGGCACCTCAACCAAGCGGCGGATATCCTGGAGGATACCAACCTGGAGGCTACCCACAGCCCAATTACCCTCAACAACCTGCTTATCAACCGCCAGTTGGTGGCTATCAACAACCACCTGGAACAGTTATAGTTCATCAATACCCACAAGCTCAATCATCGGGAGGAAGCGGATTGGGAACAGTGTTGGGAGCGGGTGTCGTAGGCCTAGCCGCTGGCGCTGGAGGTGCCGCTATTTATGACGCTCTGAAACCCAAGGACGATGCCAAGGAAGCTGCACCGGCTGCCGTTACTGAAGCAACGACTACAACGACACTGGCCCCGATCAATCCCAACGGAGATGCCCCGCTGGCCCCACTAGTCCCAGCTCCTGCCAGCCCTGAGGCTCCGCTCGCTCCCATGCCAATCTCCTCACCAACTCCAAACGCTGAAACCCCGCTAGCTCCCATTCAACCAATAGCTGAGACCCCTACGAATACCGACACACCGCTGGCACCACTGCCAGCAGAGACCACATCAGCCGAAGCGACAACGACAACTACAACTACAGTGACAAACCCGCCAACCACCAGCACTGAAGATCATCTAGGATTGGCCCCGTTGGCTGCGTTCCCAGTCTCCGATCGCAGCTCTAGCAGCAGCAGCGTCTCTACCGCAGCATCAGCCGAAACGAGTCCCGCAGCAGCTTCGTCGACAGTAGTGGTCGAAACACCGAATGCCGCTCTCAACGTCCAGCAAAATTTGGTGGCCGTTACGACCGGGGTGGCACCGAGTGAACCGACATCTGCCCCGCAGCTGAGTGCGGCACAATCTTCCGGAATGATCCCTACAGTGCAGCCGTCCACCACCGgcttcctgctgctgctgctgtcggCCTTCTGCCGATATGTGCTTTCGTCGTGA